Proteins found in one Quercus robur chromosome 2, dhQueRobu3.1, whole genome shotgun sequence genomic segment:
- the LOC126715027 gene encoding paired amphipathic helix protein Sin3-like 2, with protein sequence MKRLRDDGSSSQSGFSRGDSCSGGRGGSDQTENDGLTYLKVVKETLQDQREKYEMFLMVMKFFFARRTDASRVIAKVKKLFEGHNNLISGFNIFLPKALDISEFWRAIIMIKERFQNDLTVCMIILDILNEFREGHKDINTVHNQISILLNGHADLIDEFTRFLPKTEPVSAEKWVRGVFSDLRLLRWISLEMKRLGDSGSSSQSKQLSASSRCDFYAQSQAPVDGGGTLGKVTANDGLNYLKEVMETFRDQREKYDMFCKVVKDFKNQRIGIVDVTIRVMELFEGHNNLISGFNIFLPKGYEIALEVDEAINILTNIEKRFQNDEQVYVAFSDILNEFWKGRKDVYKAYYEISILLKGHADLMDEINRFLFSKS encoded by the exons ATGAAGAGATTAAGAGACGATGGTAGCTCTTCGCAGTCTGGTTTTTCACGTGGAGACTC ATGTAGTGGAGGCAGAGGAGGCAGTGATCAAACAGAAAATGATGGCTTAACCTATCTCAAGGTAGTGAAGGAAACGCTTCAAGACCAAAGAGAGAAATATGAGATGTTCCTTATggtcatgaaatttttttttgctcgAAG AACTGATGCTTCTAGAGTCATTGCCAAAGTGAAGAAATTATTTGAAGGGCATAATAACTTGATTTCTGGGTTTAACATCTTCTTGCCAAAGGCCCTTGACATTAGTGAATTTTGGAGAGCTATAATTATGATAAAG GAACGCTTTCAAAATGATTTAACTGTTTGTATGATAATCTTAGACATTCTAAATGAGTTTCGGGAGGGGCACAAGGACATAAATACCGTCCACAATCAG aTTTCCATTCTTCTTAATGGTCATGCTGATTTAATTGATGAGTTCACTAGATTTCTTCCTAAAACTGAACCTGTTTCAGCAGAGAAATG GGTGAGGGGGGTGTTTAGTGATTTGAGACTTTTGAGGTGGATTAGTTTGGAAATGAAGAGATTAGGAGACAGTGGTAGCTCTTCGCAATCTAAGCAGCTGTCTGCTTCTTCGCGTTGTGATTT CTATGCGCAATCCCAAGCCCCAGTAGATGGTGGTGGTACTCTGGGGAAAGTAACAGCAAATGACGGCTTGAACTATCTCAAGGAAGTGATGGAAACGTTTCGAGACCAAAGAGAGAAATATGACATGTTCTGTAAGGTCGTGAAAGATTTTAAGAATCAAAG AATTGGCATTGTTGATGTCACGATCAGAGTGATGGAATTATTTGAAGGGCATAATAACTTGATTTCTGGATTTAACATCTTCTTACCAAAGGGGTATGAAATAGCCCTTGAGGTTGATGAGGCTATCAACATTTTGACCAATATAGAG AAACGCTTTCAAAATGATGAACAAGTTTATGTAGCATTCTCAGACATTTTAAATGAGTTCTGGAAGGGGCGCAAGGACGTATATAAG